In a genomic window of Wyeomyia smithii strain HCP4-BCI-WySm-NY-G18 chromosome 1, ASM2978416v1, whole genome shotgun sequence:
- the LOC129733978 gene encoding zinc finger protein 148-like gives MEQDEFTLEYFCRLCAAEGVVIHPLFPPGDDDPKDELVRMIDVLTSVTLTRTQDSCAVICDKCLQMLDLFCRFREECLRQDVMIRTRRVLDKERLEEERRMAAQQLLANQQAIVQIKEEETPEPPTIVIDDCKEEQEDDEDVAGVEPQSTEAVLQSSLVANSTFQSPAEISLYSQTSNLSISVHVNQISLNGSVSSEPAESSESTGVELRPQRAAFRKGKLDPNKPPPDCELCQESFATHYDYEQHMDNVHAWDRGTRCSLACDPCQMRFTKSYNLKRHMYEVHGELAPGLTVTACEYCGLRFLRGYTLNRHVAKMHSKRKSKKLMVIKSK, from the exons ATGGAACAAGATGAATT CACTTTGGAATACTTCTGTAGACTGTGTGCCGCGGAGGGGGTGGTGATACACCCGTTGTTTCCTCCGGGGGACGATGACCCGAAAGATGAACTGGTCAGAATGATCGACGTGCTAACCTCGGTTACGTTAACACGAACTCAGGACTCGTGTGCGGTCATCTGCGACAAATGTCTCCAGATGTTGGATCTGTTTTGTAGATTTCGAGAGGAATGCCTACGGCAGGATGTTATGATAAGAACACGGCGTGTTCTGGACAAAGAACGGTTGGAAGAAGAGCGACGGATGGCAGCTCAGCAGTTGCTAGCAAACCAGCAGGCAATTGTTCAAATTAAAGAGGAAGAAACTCCCGAACCGCCAACCATTGTGATAGATGACTGTAAAGAAGAACAAGAAGATGATGAAGATGTGGCAGGCGTAGAACCACAATCAACGGAAGCAGTGCTTCAATCTAGTCTCGTAGCAAATAGTACTTTCCAGTCACCGGCTGAGATCTCACTTTATTCACAGACGAGCAATCTTTCTATATCGGTCCATGTTAATCAGATTTCACTGAACGGAAGTGTCAGCTCAGAACCAGCGGAATCGTCTGAGTCAACAGGCGTAGAACTGCGTCCTCAGCGAGCAGCCTTCCGAAAAGGAAAACTCGATCCCAACAAGCCGCCGCCTGACTGTGAGCTTTGCCAGGAAAGTTTCGCAACCCATTACGACTATGAGCAGCACATGGACAATGTGCACGCGTGGGATCGTGGCACGCGTTGCTCACTGGCGTGCGACCCGTGTCAAATGCGGTTCACCAAGTCGTACAATCTAAAGCGGCACATGTACGAGGTTCACGGAGAGCTGGCACCCGGACTGACAGTAACTGCGTGTGAATACTGCGGACTGCGGTTTCTGCGCGGTTACACACTTAACCGACACGTGGCCAAAATGCACAGTAAGCGAAAATCGAAAAAACTGATGGTGATCAAGAGTAAGTGA
- the LOC129733977 gene encoding transmembrane protease serine 9-like, protein MARNLVSLLITLCVLVSAEVQGGFPKDCGQRKRKITQLIFGGKEARIGNWPWHTAIFHREGGNFEYKCGGTILDKNTILTAAHCVRLPGGVIDSQHLSIQVGRNRLHVADDRAQEHAADHILVHRGFYADSVEHDIALIKLATDIKFTDYVQPVCLWDKGDDRLLIRDQVGTVVGFGATGKLNFSEILNEAELPVVDNQVCIDSNSDAFRQALTSNMYCAGRRDGVNACNGDSGGGMFFLYGDRYFVRGIVSFSPKIELTGRCDPFEYVAFTDVARYIDWIVQQLNSSFVEAPARSDVHPKLTLLSQDICGLNPYPFDKEANKPIFLTYPWVGLIEYSQQGVRERKTFCHAILISERYLVTAAQCVYNTQKYKPVAIRLGEYDTSTSQDCDELDGQSTCAPATQTLNIETVTVHHQYNKPRFANDIALIRLRQSADISQENVKPICLPLSKTLRSFKPQNYTRVGWKGSATQPRVQRAEVAVVESVTCQRLYNENRIPLEKTFRQICVDRDATAAGTSCVFDIPAAPLQAVQTVDNSPRYVLHGLLSFGPNKCQLNFPDVYTNIGTYLAWILDNVQS, encoded by the exons ATGGCCCGCAATTTAGTAAGCTTGTTAATCACACTTTGCGTTCTGGTCTCAGCAGAAGTTCAGGGTGGATTCCCCAAAGATTGTGGCCAGCGAAAGCGCAAGATTACGCAACTAATCTTCGGAGGAAAGGAGGCTAGAATTGGAAACTGGCCTTGGCACACGGCCATTTTCCATCGGGAGGGCGGTAACTTCGAGTACAAGTGCGGGGGAACAATTTTGGACAAAAACACAATTCTGACAG CCGCCCACTGCGTACGTTTACCCGGCGGAGTCATTGACAGTCAACATCTCTCGATACAGGTCGGACGTAATCGACTTCACGTGGCCGACGACCGCGCTCAAGAGCATGCAGCGGATCACATCCTGGTTCACAGAGGGTTTTATGCTGATTCGGTCGAACATGATATAGCGCTCATCAAACTGGCCACTGACATCAAATTCACGGATTACGTTCAACCAGTCTGCTTGTGGGACAAGGGGGACGACCGGTTACTGATTCGAGACCAGGTGGGAACGGTGGTTGGATTCGGCGCAACCGGGAAGTTAAATTTCTCCGAGATTCTAAACGAAGCGGAACTGCCAGTCGTGGACAATCAAGTCTGCATCGACAGTAATAGTGATGCATTCAGGCAAGCTCTGACCAGCAACATGTACTGCGCTGGTAGACGTGATGGAGTAAATGCCTGTAACGGAGACAGTGGAGGTGGAATGTTTTTCTTGTATGGCGATCGCTACTTTGTTCGGGGAATAGTATCGTTTTCACCAAAAATCGAACTTACGGGCCGTTGCGACCCGTTCGAATATGTGGCCTTCACGGATGTTGCACGGTATATCGACTGGATTGTCCAACAGTTAAACTCGTCTTTCGTCGAAGCTCCTGCCCGTTCCGACGTACATCCTAAGCTTACACTTCTCAGTCAAGACATCTGCGGTCTCAATCCGTACCCTTTCGACAAAGAAGCTAACAAACCTATATTCTTGACCTACCCTTGGGTTGGACTAATAGAATATTCTCAACAGGGAGTTCGAGAGCGAAAAACTTTTTGTCATGCAATCTTAATCAGCGAGCGCTACCTGGTCACAGCTGCCCAATGCGTGTATAACACACAAAAATATAAGCCTGTAGCAATTAGACTCGGCGAATACGACACTTCTACTAGTCAGGATTGTGATGAACTAGATGGTCAGTCAACGTGTGCACCTGCGACTCAAACTCTCAACATCGAAACCGTTACCGTTCATCATCAATACAACAAACCACGTTTCGCAAATGATATTGCTCTGATCCGACTTCGTCAATCAGCCGATATTTCTCAGGAAAATGTTAAACCCATCTGTCTGCCTCTATCAAAAACGTTGCGCAGTTTTAAGCCGCAAAACTACACTCGAGTGGGCTGGAAGGGTAGCGCTACACAACCACGCGTCCAGCGGGCTGAGGTAGCCGTTGTCGAGTCCGTCACCTGTCAGCGACTCTACAACGAAAATCGAATTCCGCTGGAAAAAACATTCCGGCAGATTTGTGTCGATCGTGACGCGACAGCAGCAGGTACGAGCTGCGTATTCGATATTCCAGCGGCCCCTTTACAAGCGGTTCAAACCGTCGACAACAGTCCACGTTATGTGCTGCATGGATTGCTGTCATTCGGACCCAACAAGTGCCAACTGAATTTTCCGGATGTATATACCAACATCGGCACCTATCTGGCATGGATTTTGGATAATGTTCAGTCGTAG